In Novosphingobium sp. MMS21-SN21R, a single genomic region encodes these proteins:
- the purQ gene encoding phosphoribosylformylglycinamidine synthase subunit PurQ, with product MAFTSAVITFPGSNCDRDMAMAVEQVCGGTVHRVWHGDADLPEGLDFIALPGGFSYGDYLRSGAMAARSPVMQAVVRAAERGVTVLGVCNGFQVLTEAGLLPGALMRNAGIRFVCRDVALTVENNQSLFTAGYDAGQQITIPVAHHDGNYFADDATLDRLEGEGRVAFRYAEAVNGSARNIAGVLGDRGNVLGMMPHPERMIEAAHGGTDGRALFESVVRGLVSA from the coding sequence ATGGCCTTCACTTCCGCCGTCATCACTTTCCCCGGCTCCAACTGCGACCGTGACATGGCCATGGCCGTCGAACAGGTCTGCGGCGGCACCGTCCACCGCGTCTGGCACGGCGATGCCGATCTGCCCGAAGGCCTCGATTTCATCGCCCTGCCCGGCGGCTTCTCTTACGGCGATTACTTGCGCTCGGGCGCCATGGCCGCGCGCTCGCCTGTCATGCAGGCGGTGGTCCGCGCGGCAGAGCGCGGCGTAACCGTGCTCGGCGTGTGCAACGGTTTCCAGGTGCTGACCGAAGCTGGCCTGCTCCCCGGCGCGCTGATGCGCAATGCCGGCATCCGCTTCGTCTGCCGCGATGTTGCGCTGACGGTCGAGAATAACCAGTCGCTGTTCACCGCAGGCTATGACGCGGGCCAGCAGATCACGATCCCGGTCGCCCACCACGATGGCAACTACTTCGCCGACGATGCCACGCTCGACCGTCTCGAAGGCGAAGGCCGCGTTGCGTTCCGCTACGCCGAAGCCGTCAACGGCTCGGCCCGGAACATTGCTGGCGTGCTGGGTGATCGCGGCAATGTGCTTGGCATGATGCCCCACCCCGAACGCATGATCGAAGCGGCGCATGGCGGTACCGATGGCCGCGCCCTGTTCGAAAGCGTCGTACGCGGGCTGGTCAGCGCCTGA
- the purS gene encoding phosphoribosylformylglycinamidine synthase subunit PurS has product MKVRVIVTLKNGVLDPQGRAIHHALEGLGFAGVNDVRAGRVIELDVADTTTDEALDEMCKKLLANMVIENFRIEKAA; this is encoded by the coding sequence ATGAAGGTCCGCGTCATTGTCACCCTCAAGAACGGTGTGCTCGATCCGCAGGGCCGCGCCATTCATCATGCGCTCGAAGGCCTCGGCTTTGCAGGCGTCAACGATGTGCGCGCGGGCCGGGTGATCGAACTCGACGTGGCCGACACCACGACAGACGAAGCGCTGGACGAGATGTGCAAGAAGCTCCTCGCCAACATGGTGATCGAAAACTTCCGCATCGAAAAGGCCGCCTGA
- a CDS encoding insulinase family protein — protein MILRHLLPLAAALSLAACAAQPASLISAPKSTWPFQQSDLPADTAFRYGQLPNGMRYIIRRNATPAGTAQVRMDVATGSLDEREAERGFAHFTEHMAFNGSAHVPEGEMIKLLERNGLSFGADTHAQTSFEQTLYMLDLPRADPKLLDTALMLMRETASELTIAPEAVTRERGVVLSELRDGQGWQRTNLEDQLAFFYPQATYPKRLPIGTVEALNAATAESLRAFWAREYVPSKTTLIVVGDFAPDEVEAAIRARFADWQSRPETPRPDQGKVLPKQKSATDIHLDPSLSERITASRHGPWLDEPDTVANRRRNLLRQIGYGVVNRRFQRMSRVIDPPFRGAGLGTSEVFHIGRTTNLIVDTTDGGWQRGFAAAAGAYARAMAGVFTRGEIDEQLANIRTGLENAAAGADTRSHGALVGAALALIRDEQIPTTPESGLARFNQFAPTITPKSVIEALKQEAVPLKSPLIRWQGRTAPAGGAEAIRKTWDKAAHAKAAAGEVPSPAPFAYTQFGTPGTIVSDTTEPVYAIRTIRFANNVRLNLKRTDLAKDRVEVRLNLDGGEMLDTRATPLATEMTGVLARGGLRQHSEDDLQTLLAGRSVAMGLGASGDTFDSGVTTTPRDLVLQLQLMTALLTDPGYRPEGEVLYRQNIGNFFARLRSSPQAALSNTIGGILSDNDPRFTLQNQDAYTALTYARLRDAITDRLAHGALEIAIVGDIDEAAAIAAVAQTFGALPAREAEFRPWTTERQRAFTSKRGLQVVRHTGEANQAIVRMVWPTRDDRDPQEAMALSLLAEVAQIEVLDTLREKLGKAYSPGASSSLSRVWPGYGTFAVAASVDLADVAATRTALTETMRSLAAAPVDADTLQRARAPMLERIDNALKTNGGWINLAERAQTEADRLTRSKTARTRLEQVSAAGLQAMAKRYLSPEKAVEVLVLPEGAAVPAN, from the coding sequence ATGATCCTCCGCCACCTGCTTCCCCTCGCCGCTGCCCTCTCCCTCGCCGCCTGCGCCGCCCAGCCCGCGAGCCTCATCAGCGCCCCAAAATCCACATGGCCGTTCCAGCAGAGCGACCTCCCGGCAGACACAGCTTTCCGCTACGGGCAACTGCCCAACGGCATGCGCTACATCATCCGCCGCAACGCCACCCCCGCAGGCACCGCGCAAGTGCGCATGGACGTCGCCACCGGCTCGCTCGATGAGCGCGAGGCCGAGCGCGGCTTTGCCCACTTCACCGAGCACATGGCCTTCAACGGTAGCGCCCACGTGCCTGAAGGCGAGATGATCAAGCTGCTGGAGCGTAATGGCTTGTCGTTCGGCGCGGACACCCACGCTCAGACCTCGTTCGAACAGACGCTTTACATGCTCGACCTGCCCCGCGCCGACCCAAAGCTGCTCGACACCGCGCTGATGCTTATGCGCGAAACGGCGAGCGAACTGACCATCGCGCCCGAAGCGGTCACGCGCGAACGCGGCGTCGTCCTGTCGGAGCTGCGCGACGGGCAAGGCTGGCAACGCACCAATCTCGAAGACCAGCTCGCGTTCTTCTATCCACAAGCCACTTACCCCAAACGCCTCCCCATCGGCACGGTAGAGGCCCTCAACGCCGCCACTGCCGAAAGCCTCAGGGCCTTCTGGGCGCGCGAATACGTCCCCTCGAAAACCACGCTGATCGTCGTCGGAGACTTCGCGCCAGACGAAGTCGAAGCGGCCATCCGCGCCCGCTTCGCAGACTGGCAGTCCCGACCCGAAACCCCGCGCCCCGATCAGGGCAAGGTCCTGCCGAAGCAGAAGTCGGCAACCGACATCCACCTCGATCCCTCGCTGTCCGAGCGCATCACCGCCTCGCGCCACGGCCCATGGCTCGATGAACCGGACACCGTGGCAAACCGCCGCCGCAATCTGCTGCGCCAGATCGGCTATGGCGTGGTCAACCGCCGCTTCCAGCGCATGAGCCGCGTGATCGACCCGCCGTTTCGCGGCGCAGGCCTCGGCACCAGCGAGGTGTTCCACATCGGCCGCACCACCAACCTGATCGTCGATACCACCGACGGTGGTTGGCAGCGCGGTTTCGCCGCCGCTGCCGGGGCCTATGCCCGCGCCATGGCGGGCGTCTTCACCAGGGGCGAGATCGACGAGCAGCTCGCCAATATCCGCACCGGCCTTGAGAACGCCGCCGCCGGCGCGGACACGCGCTCCCACGGCGCGCTGGTCGGCGCGGCGCTTGCCCTGATCCGCGACGAGCAGATTCCGACCACGCCCGAATCCGGCCTCGCCCGCTTCAACCAGTTCGCGCCCACCATCACGCCAAAGTCCGTGATAGAGGCGCTGAAACAGGAAGCCGTCCCGCTCAAATCCCCGCTCATTCGCTGGCAGGGCCGCACCGCGCCCGCAGGCGGCGCCGAGGCGATCCGCAAGACATGGGACAAGGCCGCCCACGCCAAGGCCGCCGCCGGTGAAGTGCCAAGCCCCGCCCCCTTCGCTTACACCCAGTTCGGCACCCCTGGCACCATCGTGTCCGACACCACCGAACCGGTCTATGCCATCCGCACCATCCGCTTTGCCAACAACGTCCGCCTGAATCTCAAACGCACCGACCTCGCCAAGGACCGCGTCGAAGTCCGCCTCAATCTCGACGGCGGCGAGATGCTGGACACCCGCGCCACCCCCCTCGCCACGGAAATGACCGGCGTACTGGCACGCGGCGGCCTGCGCCAACACAGCGAGGACGATCTGCAAACCCTGCTCGCAGGCCGTTCGGTCGCCATGGGCCTGGGCGCCAGCGGCGATACGTTCGACAGCGGCGTCACCACCACCCCGCGCGATCTTGTCCTGCAATTGCAACTGATGACCGCGCTGCTCACCGACCCCGGCTACCGGCCCGAGGGCGAAGTGCTCTACCGCCAGAACATCGGCAACTTCTTCGCCCGCCTGCGCTCCAGCCCGCAAGCGGCGTTGTCCAACACCATCGGCGGCATCCTGTCCGACAATGACCCGCGCTTCACCCTGCAAAATCAGGATGCCTACACCGCACTGACATACGCCAGGCTGCGCGATGCCATCACCGACCGCCTTGCCCACGGCGCGCTCGAAATCGCCATCGTCGGAGACATCGACGAGGCCGCCGCCATTGCCGCCGTCGCGCAAACCTTCGGCGCGCTCCCGGCCCGCGAGGCAGAGTTCCGCCCCTGGACCACCGAGCGCCAGCGCGCCTTCACCAGCAAACGCGGCCTGCAAGTGGTCCGCCACACCGGCGAGGCCAATCAGGCCATCGTCCGCATGGTCTGGCCCACCCGCGATGACCGCGATCCGCAGGAGGCCATGGCGCTCTCGCTGCTGGCGGAAGTCGCCCAGATCGAAGTGCTCGATACCCTGCGTGAAAAGCTCGGGAAGGCCTACTCGCCTGGCGCATCGAGCAGCCTCAGCCGCGTCTGGCCAGGCTACGGCACTTTCGCGGTGGCCGCCTCGGTCGATCTCGCAGACGTTGCCGCCACCCGCACAGCCCTCACCGAAACCATGCGCAGCCTCGCCGCCGCCCCGGTCGATGCCGACACGCTCCAACGCGCCCGCGCTCCCATGCTCGAACGCATCGACAACGCGCTCAAAACCAACGGCGGCTGGATCAATCTCGCCGAACGCGCGCAGACCGAGGCTGATCGCCTGACCCGCTCAAAAACGGCTCGCACCCGGCTTGAACAGGTCAGCGCAGCAGGCCTGCAAGCGATGGCCAAGCGCTACCTTTCGCCAGAAAAGGCCGTGGAAGTGCTGGTACTGCCGGAAGGGGCGGCAGTGCCCGCAAACTGA
- a CDS encoding EAL domain-containing protein has product MLAVIGLRDPAEGDWSRLRGLQYSSLARLTFARLLGHALAALLVLKTYSAQIHPLLLVGWMALLVGVLISGARFDRTLIDADRRRISRQEMHRQTLSSLFVALVWAVPMLLFGPFGTETERMTLWTVLAMLMTGMAVSFAAMPMATVLFSVVVGISALGVFLFEGEFTSAAVVSAFVAIVSVGAVEAARTFLGARVAEAGMAEKSEVVSLLLREFEEGDADWLWQVDANRRVRSVSPRFAFALGEDPEDADGKPLIQLIAGPSWDSGHFHSSLHDLAERLKRRESFSNLLVRVTLHGNHRWWELSASPKVDENGAFVGFRGVGSDVTEQRESAEKIAYLARYDTLTGLPNRLMLTEAVGDAMGYAEKWRTHCAFLMIDLDRFKAVNDTLGHLVGDQLLAMVSERLRLITRDGEVCGRLGGDEFGVVMRDAADTTRIDELAQAIISTLSRPYEVDHHTLYVGASVGSAVGPRDGSTVETLLRNADLALYRAKDEGGGRHCLYEPSLHAHAEERRKLEFSLRHALERNEFSLMYQPVVDAITEEVVSFEALIRWNSTEHGFVSPVKFIPLAEDTRLIVPIGEWVLRTACLEAMNWPPHVKIAVNVSGEQLLDPYFPEAVVGALSSTGLPPHRLEIEVTESIFVRDGTTAQQTLENLMGIGCGVALDDFGTGYSSLGYLRRMRFSTIKVDRSFVQGAAKDNPESLAIVRAVVAMADSLDMSTTAEGVETEAELDMIRKLGCKKIQGYYFGRPMNTADALSLFGQTSFRERAAG; this is encoded by the coding sequence GTGCTTGCCGTCATCGGATTGCGCGATCCGGCGGAAGGGGACTGGAGCCGATTGCGCGGCCTTCAATATTCAAGCCTTGCCCGTTTGACTTTCGCGCGTTTGCTTGGCCACGCGCTCGCGGCCCTGCTGGTGCTGAAGACCTACAGCGCGCAAATTCACCCCCTGTTACTGGTCGGATGGATGGCTTTGCTGGTCGGCGTGCTGATTTCAGGCGCACGCTTTGATCGCACATTGATCGATGCTGACCGGCGCCGGATCAGCCGTCAGGAAATGCACCGCCAGACTTTAAGCTCGCTGTTCGTCGCACTGGTCTGGGCCGTTCCGATGCTGCTCTTCGGTCCGTTCGGGACCGAGACCGAGCGCATGACGCTATGGACCGTACTGGCCATGCTGATGACTGGCATGGCCGTGTCGTTTGCCGCGATGCCAATGGCAACCGTGCTGTTCTCCGTTGTTGTCGGCATTTCGGCGCTGGGTGTATTCCTGTTCGAGGGCGAATTTACCTCTGCCGCTGTCGTATCCGCCTTCGTTGCCATCGTCTCGGTCGGCGCGGTCGAGGCGGCACGCACTTTCCTTGGCGCGCGCGTGGCCGAAGCGGGCATGGCGGAGAAGAGCGAAGTCGTGTCCTTGCTGCTGCGCGAGTTCGAGGAAGGCGATGCCGACTGGCTTTGGCAGGTCGATGCCAACCGCCGCGTGCGGTCGGTTTCCCCGCGCTTTGCCTTTGCGCTGGGCGAAGACCCCGAGGACGCAGACGGCAAGCCGCTGATACAACTCATCGCAGGTCCCTCATGGGATAGTGGGCACTTCCATTCGAGCCTGCACGACCTCGCCGAGCGGCTCAAGCGGCGTGAGAGCTTCTCTAACCTGCTGGTGCGCGTGACGCTGCATGGAAACCATCGCTGGTGGGAGCTTTCGGCCTCACCCAAGGTTGACGAGAACGGTGCGTTCGTAGGTTTCCGCGGCGTCGGTTCGGACGTGACCGAACAGCGCGAAAGCGCAGAGAAGATCGCCTACCTTGCTCGCTACGATACTCTGACCGGCCTGCCCAACCGTCTTATGCTGACCGAGGCGGTCGGCGATGCGATGGGCTATGCCGAGAAGTGGCGCACGCATTGTGCGTTTTTGATGATCGACCTCGACCGGTTCAAGGCGGTCAACGATACGCTCGGCCATCTTGTCGGCGACCAGTTGCTGGCGATGGTATCCGAGCGGCTGCGATTGATTACCCGCGACGGCGAAGTTTGTGGCCGCCTGGGCGGTGACGAATTCGGCGTGGTCATGCGCGATGCTGCGGACACCACCCGGATCGACGAACTGGCGCAGGCGATCATCTCCACCCTGTCGCGCCCCTACGAGGTCGATCATCACACGCTCTACGTCGGCGCCAGCGTTGGCTCGGCGGTGGGGCCGCGTGACGGTTCGACCGTGGAAACGCTGCTTCGCAACGCCGATCTCGCGCTTTACCGGGCCAAGGACGAGGGCGGCGGGCGGCATTGCCTCTACGAACCATCGCTTCACGCCCACGCAGAAGAGCGCCGCAAGCTCGAGTTCTCGCTGCGCCACGCGCTTGAGCGCAACGAGTTCTCGCTGATGTATCAGCCCGTCGTTGATGCGATCACCGAGGAGGTTGTCAGCTTCGAAGCGCTGATCCGCTGGAACAGCACCGAGCACGGTTTCGTCAGCCCGGTGAAGTTCATTCCGCTCGCCGAGGACACGCGCCTGATCGTGCCGATTGGCGAATGGGTGCTGCGCACTGCATGCCTTGAAGCGATGAACTGGCCGCCGCATGTCAAGATCGCGGTCAATGTCTCGGGCGAGCAGTTGCTCGATCCCTACTTCCCCGAAGCCGTTGTTGGCGCTCTATCTTCCACCGGCCTGCCGCCGCATCGGCTCGAGATCGAGGTGACCGAGAGCATTTTCGTGCGCGATGGCACAACAGCGCAGCAGACGCTCGAGAACCTGATGGGCATCGGCTGCGGCGTGGCGCTCGACGATTTCGGCACGGGGTATTCGTCGCTCGGCTACCTGCGGCGCATGCGCTTCTCGACGATCAAGGTCGATCGCAGCTTCGTGCAGGGCGCGGCCAAGGACAATCCTGAAAGTCTCGCCATCGTGCGCGCCGTCGTGGCCATGGCCGACAGCCTCGATATGTCGACCACGGCAGAGGGCGTCGAGACCGAGGCCGAACTGGACATGATCCGTAAGCTCGGCTGCAAGAAGATCCAGGGCTATTACTTCGGCCGCCCGATGAACACGGCCGACGCGCTATCGTTGTTTGGACAGACGAGCTTCCGCGAACGCGCGGCGGGTTAG
- a CDS encoding short-chain fatty acyl-CoA regulator family protein has product MALRPLYLGPRLKRLRRELGLTQQAMADELGISPSYIALIERNQRPLTADLLLRLARAYKLDMADLAADDRDDYARRLSDSLRDPIFADIDLPPLEVADVAASFPGVTEALLRLYGAWQREQQALAEQRHAEPGSSASDPVGEARRFVAARRNYFPSIDSKAEELAAALDKAGGPQEWLRAQGVRVRFMPPDVMMDAIRRYDRHNEQLLIDDTLSPSSRTWQVVQHIAYTALRPEIAAIVRGESFASQTAANLVRRALAGYAGAALLMPYDRFARAVDARRYDIEALAGLFGTSFEQVAHRLTTLNRPGQERVPFFFIRVDAAGNVSKRLDGAGFPFAAHGGGCPLWSVHDTFRTPGQVVTQWLELPDGQKFFSLARTVTSGGGGFDRFRTTRAIALACAAEHAPRLVYAAGADPKAAVATPIGVTCRLCHRAQCTARAEPPIGREILPDDYRRAAEPFSFAES; this is encoded by the coding sequence ATGGCCTTACGACCGCTCTATCTCGGCCCGCGTCTCAAGCGGTTGCGCCGCGAACTGGGCCTGACCCAGCAGGCCATGGCCGACGAACTGGGCATATCGCCAAGTTACATCGCGCTGATCGAACGCAACCAGCGCCCCCTGACCGCCGACCTGCTTCTGCGGCTGGCGCGGGCCTACAAGCTCGACATGGCGGACCTTGCGGCGGATGATCGCGACGATTACGCGCGCCGCCTGTCCGACAGCTTGCGCGATCCGATCTTCGCCGACATCGACCTGCCCCCGCTGGAAGTGGCCGACGTTGCCGCCAGCTTTCCAGGTGTGACCGAAGCGCTGCTCCGCCTTTACGGTGCGTGGCAGCGAGAGCAGCAGGCGCTGGCGGAGCAGCGCCATGCCGAACCCGGCAGCAGCGCCAGCGACCCCGTGGGCGAAGCGCGGCGATTTGTGGCCGCGCGGCGCAACTACTTCCCTTCGATCGATTCGAAGGCGGAGGAACTCGCCGCCGCGCTGGACAAGGCGGGCGGGCCGCAGGAATGGTTGCGCGCGCAGGGCGTGCGGGTGCGCTTCATGCCGCCAGACGTGATGATGGACGCGATCCGGCGCTACGATCGCCACAATGAGCAGCTCCTGATCGACGATACGCTCTCGCCATCAAGCCGGACGTGGCAAGTGGTGCAGCACATCGCCTACACCGCGCTGCGTCCCGAGATCGCGGCCATCGTGCGGGGGGAAAGCTTTGCCAGCCAGACGGCGGCGAACCTCGTGCGGCGAGCGCTGGCGGGCTATGCCGGGGCCGCGCTGCTGATGCCCTATGACCGCTTCGCCCGCGCGGTGGACGCGCGCCGCTATGACATCGAGGCTCTGGCGGGGCTGTTCGGCACCAGCTTCGAGCAGGTGGCGCACCGCCTGACCACGCTGAACAGGCCGGGACAGGAGCGCGTGCCGTTCTTCTTCATCCGGGTGGATGCGGCGGGCAACGTATCCAAGCGACTCGACGGTGCGGGCTTCCCGTTTGCGGCGCACGGCGGCGGATGCCCGCTGTGGAGCGTTCACGATACCTTCCGCACGCCGGGGCAAGTCGTCACGCAATGGCTCGAACTTCCGGACGGGCAGAAATTCTTCTCTCTGGCGCGGACGGTGACGTCGGGCGGCGGTGGCTTCGACCGCTTCCGCACGACACGCGCCATCGCGCTGGCCTGCGCTGCGGAACATGCGCCGAGGCTGGTCTATGCGGCCGGTGCCGATCCCAAGGCGGCAGTTGCCACACCCATCGGCGTTACATGTCGCCTTTGCCACCGGGCACAATGTACCGCGCGGGCCGAGCCACCGATCGGACGAGAAATCCTGCCCGACGACTATCGCCGCGCCGCAGAGCCGTTCAGCTTTGCGGAGAGTTGA
- a CDS encoding TetR/AcrR family transcriptional regulator, whose product MPRVTPADRRNRILEAAREEFAERGFAASRMEDMAKRVGISRAALYLAFDSKEALFHALVSEVITEVMPKLLPDNYGTLPAAALLRGFIRIAMTRMASPETAFLPRLIVGEGRNFPELARFYHETALICVLGAVERLIIHGIGRGEFVCADPKMASRTVASGIIFAALWRGVFEPVGAEPMDVDWMAECHAEVILAGLKKV is encoded by the coding sequence ATGCCGAGAGTAACTCCAGCCGACCGCCGCAACCGCATCCTTGAAGCCGCGCGCGAGGAATTTGCCGAGCGCGGGTTCGCCGCGAGCCGGATGGAGGACATGGCGAAACGCGTCGGCATCAGCCGCGCCGCGCTCTATCTGGCGTTCGACAGCAAGGAGGCGCTGTTCCATGCGCTGGTGTCCGAAGTGATCACCGAGGTCATGCCCAAGCTGCTGCCCGACAATTACGGCACGCTTCCGGCGGCGGCGCTGTTGCGCGGGTTCATCAGGATCGCGATGACCCGCATGGCCAGCCCGGAGACCGCGTTCCTTCCGCGCCTGATCGTGGGCGAAGGGCGCAACTTCCCCGAACTCGCCCGGTTCTATCACGAGACGGCACTGATCTGCGTGCTCGGCGCGGTCGAGCGGTTGATCATCCACGGCATCGGCCGCGGCGAGTTTGTGTGCGCAGATCCCAAGATGGCATCGCGCACGGTGGCGAGCGGGATCATCTTTGCGGCGCTGTGGCGCGGTGTGTTCGAACCGGTTGGCGCCGAGCCGATGGATGTGGACTGGATGGCGGAATGCCATGCGGAGGTGATCTTGGCGGGGTTGAAGAAGGTTTAG
- a CDS encoding isocitrate lyase, giving the protein MTYQQTIAEARKAIAPFDQTWDGIEAASVARMRLQNRFLTGIDIARYTAKIMRRDMAAYDADPANYTQSLGCWHGFIGQQKMISIKKHFGTTKGRYLYLSGWMVAALRSEFGPLPDQSMHEKTSVSDLIAELYTFLKQADARELGMLFRDLDAAKAAGDAVNTHRLLHKIDEFETHVVPIIADIDAGFGNAEATYLLAKKFIEAGACCIQIENQVSDEKQCGHQDGKVTVPHEDFLAKIRAVRYAFMELGVDDGVIVARTDSLGAGLTKQIAFTREAGDLADQYNAFLDCDEVDPANLSHGDVLIARDGKLMRPKRLPSNLFQFRSGTGEDRCVMDCIASLQNGADLLWIETEKPHIGQIGGMVNRIREVVPNAKLVYNNSPSFNWTLNFRQQVFDAWEQAGKDVSAFDRAKLMSVDYDGTELADEADERIRTFQRDSAAQAGIFHHLITLPTYHTAALSTDNLAKEYFGEQGMLGYVKGVQRQEIRQGIACVKHQNMSGSDIGDDHKEYFAGEAALKAGGAANTMNQFAA; this is encoded by the coding sequence ATGACCTACCAGCAGACCATCGCCGAGGCGCGCAAGGCCATCGCACCTTTCGACCAGACCTGGGACGGCATCGAAGCCGCTTCAGTTGCGCGCATGCGCCTGCAGAACCGTTTCCTGACCGGCATCGATATCGCGCGCTACACCGCCAAGATCATGCGCCGCGATATGGCTGCCTATGATGCGGACCCCGCCAACTACACGCAGTCGCTGGGTTGCTGGCACGGGTTCATCGGCCAGCAGAAGATGATCTCCATCAAGAAGCACTTCGGCACCACCAAGGGCCGTTACCTGTACCTGTCGGGCTGGATGGTTGCCGCGCTGCGCAGCGAATTCGGTCCGCTGCCCGACCAGTCGATGCACGAGAAGACCAGCGTTTCAGACCTGATCGCTGAACTCTACACCTTCCTCAAGCAGGCCGACGCCCGCGAACTCGGCATGCTGTTCCGTGATCTCGATGCGGCCAAGGCTGCCGGCGACGCGGTCAACACCCACCGCCTCCTGCACAAGATCGATGAATTCGAAACGCACGTCGTGCCGATCATCGCCGATATTGACGCAGGCTTCGGCAATGCCGAGGCGACCTACCTGCTCGCCAAGAAGTTCATCGAAGCAGGTGCGTGCTGCATCCAGATCGAGAACCAGGTTTCGGACGAAAAGCAGTGCGGCCATCAGGACGGCAAGGTCACCGTTCCGCACGAGGACTTCCTCGCGAAGATCCGCGCAGTCCGTTACGCCTTCATGGAACTCGGCGTCGATGACGGCGTGATCGTTGCCCGCACCGATTCGCTCGGCGCAGGCCTGACCAAGCAGATCGCATTCACCCGCGAAGCTGGCGACCTTGCCGATCAGTACAACGCCTTTCTCGATTGCGACGAAGTCGATCCGGCGAACCTGAGCCACGGCGACGTCCTTATCGCCCGCGACGGCAAGCTGATGCGCCCCAAGCGACTGCCTTCGAACCTGTTCCAGTTCCGCTCGGGAACCGGCGAAGACCGCTGTGTCATGGACTGCATCGCCTCGCTGCAGAACGGCGCCGACCTGCTGTGGATCGAAACCGAGAAGCCGCATATCGGCCAGATCGGCGGCATGGTGAACCGCATCCGCGAGGTCGTCCCGAACGCCAAGCTGGTCTATAACAACTCGCCGAGCTTCAACTGGACGCTCAACTTCCGCCAGCAGGTCTTCGATGCATGGGAGCAGGCGGGCAAGGACGTCAGCGCGTTCGACCGGGCAAAGCTGATGAGCGTGGATTATGACGGCACGGAATTGGCTGACGAAGCTGACGAACGCATCCGCACCTTCCAGCGTGATTCAGCGGCGCAGGCGGGCATCTTCCACCACCTGATCACACTGCCGACCTACCACACGGCTGCGCTGAGCACCGACAACCTCGCCAAGGAGTACTTCGGCGAACAGGGCATGCTTGGCTACGTCAAGGGCGTTCAGCGGCAGGAAATCCGCCAGGGCATCGCCTGCGTGAAGCACCAGAACATGTCGGGTTCCGACATCGGTGATGATCACAAGGAATACTTCGCCGGTGAAGCCGCACTCAAGGCTGGCGGCGCCGCCAACACGATGAACCAATTCGCCGCCTGA
- a CDS encoding DUF2474 domain-containing protein, giving the protein MAIIDPRLDGAEQAEARPLWQRLGWMAAIWLGSVLALGAVATVIRYWLNSPQS; this is encoded by the coding sequence ATGGCTATCATTGACCCGCGCCTCGATGGAGCAGAACAGGCCGAGGCGCGCCCGCTATGGCAGCGTCTCGGCTGGATGGCAGCGATCTGGCTGGGGAGCGTTCTGGCGCTCGGCGCGGTCGCCACGGTGATCCGCTACTGGCTCAACTCTCCGCAAAGCTGA